One Elgaria multicarinata webbii isolate HBS135686 ecotype San Diego chromosome 7, rElgMul1.1.pri, whole genome shotgun sequence DNA window includes the following coding sequences:
- the FOXF2 gene encoding forkhead box protein F2 produces MSSEIGAPVPRSPALMSQPPPPPPPPPSALESSSNSSSHASSTSSSGSSSAASTSAPSKAKKASSGLRRPEKPPYSYIALIVMAIQSSPSKRLTLSEIYQFLQARFPFFRGAYQGWKNSVRHNLSLNECFIKLPKGLGRPGKGHYWTIDPASEFMFEEGSFRRRPRGFRRKCQALKPTMYHRMVNGLGFLPQGFDFQAPPAAPLGCHPNGYNPLDVMQAGAAYEAHHVPHMSPNPGSTYMASCPVPSNGADYGPDSSSSPVPSSPAMASAIECHSPYGSPAGHWTSSAASPYLKQQALPPPAAAAPAGLHSGVASYSLEQSYLHQNGREDLSVGLPRYQHHPSPVCDRKDFVLNFNGISSFHPSASGSYYHHHHHQSVCQDIKPCVM; encoded by the exons ATGAGCTCCGAGATCGGGGCCCCGGTGCCTCGCAGCCCGGCCTTGATgagccagccgccgccgccgccgccgccgccgccctcggcCCTGGAGTCgtccagcaacagcagcagccacgccagcagcaccagcagcagcggcagcagcagcgcggCGTCCACGTCCGCGCCGTCCAAAGCCAAGAAAGCCAGCTCGGGGCTGCGGCGCCCGGAGAAGCCGCCCTACTCGTACATCGCGCTGATCGTGATGGCCATCCAGAGCTCGCCGTCGAAGCGGCTGACGCTGAGCGAGATCTACCAGTTCCTGCAGGCCCGCTTCCCCTTCTTCCGCGGCGCCTACCAGGGCTGGAAGAACTCGGTGCGCCACAACCTCTCGCTCAACGAGTGCTTCATCAAGCTGCCCAAGGGCCTGGGCCGGCCCGGCAAGGGCCACTACTGGACAATCGACCCAGCCAGCGAGTTCATGTTCGAGGAAGGCTCCTTCCGACGGCGCCCGCGGGGCTTCCGAAGGAAATGCCAGGCGCTCAAGCCCACCATGTACCACCGCATGGTCAACGGGCTGGGCTTCCTCCCGCAGGGCTTCGACTTCCAGGCGCCGCCAGCCGCCCCCCTGGGCTGCCACCCCAACGGCTACAACCCCCTGGACGTGATGCAGGCGGGCGCCGCCTACGAGGCCCACCACGTCCCGCACATGTCGCCCAACCCAGGCTCCACTTACATGGCCAGCTGCCCGGTCCCGTCCAACGGCGCCGACTACGGGcccgacagcagcagcagccccgtgCCCTCCTCGCCGGCCATGGCCAGCGCCATCGAGTGCCACTCGCCCTACGGCAGCCCCGCGGGACACTGGACCTCCTCGGCGGCCTCGCCCTATCTCAAGCAgcaggccctgccgccgcccgccgccgctgcccccgcGGGCCTCCACTCCGGAGTGGCCTCTTACTCGCTGGAGCAAAGCTACCTGCACCAAAATGGCAGGGAAGACCTCTCAG TGGGGCTGCCTCGCTACCAGCATCACCCTTCGCCGGTGTGCGACCGGAAGGATTTCGTCCTCAATTTCAACGGCATCTCTTCCTTCCACCCGTCCGCCAGCGGCtcctactaccaccaccaccaccaccaaagcgtCTGTCAAGACATCAAGCCCTGTGTGATGTGA